The Onthophagus taurus isolate NC chromosome 6, IU_Otau_3.0, whole genome shotgun sequence region aaaaaaagaaataaaattaaaatcaaaaccaAGCATTGTGTTAACATCAACAGCAAACGTccaattaataaaacaaacatCGGAAACTTCAGATGCAAGTTcttgtttattacaaaaaccatTTACGGGGTGCGAAGATTTAGTTAATATGGATAGTAGCTTTGAAATTGATCACAATTTACAAAAGCCGTATTTTCCAACGACCCGACAAAGTTGTCCCACGAAAATGGTTGGAAACAAATTTAGTTCATCGagtttaacaacaatttatatTCCAACATATCAATCGaatagtgaaaataatattagtaacataaattataataacgaaaataaaaaaaaatcgtcctgTGAAAGCGAAAGTACCACAACGACTCATTCAAGCAGTATTGATATCCCCGTTAATGTCGCACCACTACCTGATGCTATGTTAGCGGAATTATTGTATAGTGATAAAACGGAATCGGAAATTGAAAGCGATCGTACCGAATCGACGGTTATAAAACCACCGGTTATGTTTCAAAACGATGAAAGACTATCAATTCAAAAAACGAATGCTAATTTTCGTACTCACAGTATTAATTCCGACAAACCAAAACCAAAACGAAGATCAACCATTCATTTAAGCGGAAAAGatagtaataatttattaagacgATGTGTTTCCTATAAATATTTAGAGATGTCCTCGCGCGAAGATACCAGACAAAGTCAAACTTGCTGTTGTTGTCAAAGTCCGAGATCTTCTGATTCGGGTATGGCAGGAAGTTGCACCTTAAATTCACCGGATATAGCCCCACATCACGAAATCGAAGACACAAACAGCATGGATATGTcagttttgtttgaaaaatataatcgattttcaaatcCAAGAAATATGTTATCATTAAGCGAAATTGAAGCGAGAACTTACGAATCTGAATGTCAATGCACATCCCCTTTTGGGTCAACGCCAAGAACTTCTTGTCAACCTTCAATCTCTGGAAATACTTACTCAGATTCGCAACATGATTCTGCAAGGACTTCCGTTACTTCAACTAGCGttgaattaagaaatttaacgACGAATCAATGGAATAACGAGGACAACAAAGATCTTTATAAAccgaaaaaatcgaaatcttTAACTAATATGTTTGAAGTACAAAACGTGGGGTTAAGtgtaaaagaaaatgaggAAGAAGCtggaaaacaaaaattatataaatcgGGGTTGTACGCTCATTGGTGGATGAAAGCTAAGATTCCGATTGAAGTTGTTAAAGGAATTTATGAAGAATCAGCAACAGGCAAGGGTGCGCAACGTGTGgatttcatgttttttttggCTTTGATGTGCTTggagattaaaaattaacctacaaaaatttaattttaactagTTTAGAGTGCAACCCTTGcctgtttattttttactttcacCCCTAATTTCATTTATCATTTTATGTTAACCTTTTAACGCGCACATTTCATTTACAGTACCTCCATATAACGAACCTTGATATAAAGGACAAAATATGAGTATATTATAAAAGTTAGCCCTCATAAATAGAATCCAATTCGGGTTATTTTTCAAGTTCTATTccatgtttataaataaactcaGGGTATTCCCCTGAGAGTTGTTTATACGAcgtataaatcaaggacggtagttctagttttaattgttattcagtgctagattattgtatatttttattgaactaacactagatctagaatcagAATCACTCGAGtgtagccgtcttgagagacgtgtggttaaacccgaatgattctagttctagttctaaaaatgcaaaactagaattaacactagacctagaatcattcgggtttagccgcacgtctttcaagacggctaaaccagcatgattctagttctaggtatagtgttagatctagcaacagtgctagtgtaaaactagaaataacactagacctagaactagaaagtttcgggattagccgtcttaagagacgcacggctaaactcgatcgagatctttattttatattatgaacCTTAAGTTCCAAATTAACAACATTACAAAACACgaatagaataaattaagcaTTTGCTAATTCAAAGTATGAAATAGTAGTTGCTatgcgtgacgtcacgaacgggccttcGAGCTGTGCATCTTTTCCTGGGATGTACCAGTCCTCTTAGTAAGATTTTACTGTCCTTGGTAGCCCTCCGAATCTGcgtgcattaaaattattcattcattcgttatattgaggttttactgtacttcaaattttattttaaataataaaagaaacccataaaacaattttcgaatAATCTcaacaatcaatttttttttttaatttaattttgtaattttaattttagccaTCACCCCTGGTATCGACAAGAGGCACGAACAATCGCCACGGAGGCCCCCCGAACAATAACGAGTCCCGGTTAATATCGACACCCCCTTCTCACGGTtcgtttatcaataataataacaacaataaagaTTGGTCTGCGAGTTGTTTACGACCGGCGCCCCCTTTAAGTCCTTGTTTAGCATTTGGATCGGCTCCATACGATCCCCATCATCGCGCAAATCGTAAAACCACCAATTACAAAGAGGATGCTCTTATTCTCGATGTAATCGAAGCTTATTGTTGTACAggaaaacaaagaaatacTGTTAATTCAGGTAAGGATGAGatatttttatggtttataacttaaattttaaaaacaaagagaaaatgaatttattgtttattcttttttgttaatcttTTGGATGGTGATTAAATCACGCAGTGGAGCTGTTGACAGGTGGTAACGTACAGATGCATGATAAAATTGCACGTAATCAGTTGCACTCGTGTAATAGCGTTGTTGATTTGGAGAGTTCAACGCCCGCGTTCGCCCCTTTGCTCCATCCGAGGAGTTATAGACCGCACGCGCCTCGTGCATCCACGTGGTGTTGTGgcaatattgttattaaacaaTTGCGCAAAACGCAACATTTAGAATAAAATCTCCTCAAATCAGTAGATATAAAAAAGTGTTCTTTATTGtgtgttttttataaaaaaaattaaaatgtgccttcaatattaaatttataccaTTTATGATCAGTATTTGATATTAGTAAACAAGATAATTGTAAACTGTGATGATTGTGGCttttggtttttcttttttcaatttatattgTGTGGTAGATCTCactttaaataattaccaacagttttttttatattattacaacGATTGTTTTACAGTTAAATATAATCAGATGCAAAGAAGTAGCGAAGTCGAAAGAAATTTGTTCGAGGTCGTGCAGATTTTGCAGGGTCAAGTGaagaatttagaaaataatttatccaCGTTAACGTCTCAATTAACGGAAGAAAAAATTGCGAGATGTACTCTTCAGTTGATTGTGAAGAATTTTCTTTCCAACCATAATACAAAAGATAGTGATAAAATTGAATGGCCCGCTggtatagaaaataatttattaacgtaagttttaaaaaaattaaattaagtataatttttgtgtattagaacaaaaaaaattataacggatttaaaaaaaaataacgaattgtGTTCACTAATCAATATTAGAaactttacaataattattgttattataaaaatatatttctacaGAGGCTTTTTTGAgatttatgttattaattattattaatttaaatgtattaggaatagttttatttaaaggctgaagaattaataaattctaagTATacgtatttaaatatttttttttattttatttgttaactAAGAAGACAttgaataatgtgataaaacCAATTAATAAGTAAGTAATAAGAATGATTGTttatataataaacaatttttattttatacataataacttaaatatttaatttaattatcacTAATATTGCTGTTTTATCAATTTCCGTTTTAAAcatcttattttattaacttgtaattacctaaaataatttagtgatgaaataatttaaattttaagtacatggaatgattttttttgatataattgcATTTCAAACTTTTCTCTCACAATTTCCACAaccaatattttaattaaaaattaattttaatttattcatttaaaggAAGATAGTTATGGAAGGCAAAATGTATAAGTAAGAAAATAGAGGGTGAAACATAGATTTAAATCTGTTATCATCCACCCCTAGTagcatttttgatttgttgTTCTACAAGATGAGTCACAAATCCTTCAATAattgtgttaataatatttcaaattataacTCAACCCTGCTTAATAGATTTTGACGATTTCATGTTTAAATTGTTTCTTGTACGAaactatttgatttttttgggACATTCTTTAGATGTTCAAATTATGGTACTGCAATCAATGGAGGATTGGATTGAATACGGAGAATACTAGGCTTTAGCAAGAAAAGCTCTCTAGACATCCCAAAGAAGATAGAGATGAAGAAAGAAATCACATACCTAGTGATCTTAACGCCGAAAAGCAAGCAGCTAAGAGGCTAGGCATTGCGAGAAGAACGACAAATAAGCTCTGCTTCGTGATAAGAGCACAGTCACTCCAACAACAACAGAGGTTAAAATAACAGAAGCTATAATATCGTCGCAGTTCACATATGGAGTGGAAATTTTGAAGAAtcacaaaaatgtgaagaaattGGAAATAGAATTCTGCGTTCAGCAATGAATACTTGATATTACATCCGGAACGCAGAGATGTTGGAAGCTATAGAGAAAAGGGCATTGTGCTATATGCTAGAAGAAAGAAAATCCAAGTTGTTGAAGAGGTTGAAAGAAAACTCCAAAAAAGGTCCACACAGTAAGAGTAAGATGAAAATAGAAGAAGTGTGGTCCTCAAGAGAGGCCGGAAATGGAGGCGTATAAAAACGCATGATAAAAGTCTAATGCTTCAATGctaacattgaaaatttcaggtcaaattaaaaattttgatgaacGCAATTCTAGTCGGGAAGTGTCACAAGTCACACTAGCTTGTGTCTTCAAGTTGAAGCGGGTCCACCTCGTCTGTGGGTCCAcgtaaacaattaattaagcaGTTGTTAACGGTGGGATAACAGAACAGACATCAAACATAAACAAAGGACCACGTGGCACATGCTGGTTTACTTGCCGCTGATGGCAGTGGGTGTGAGTGAGTCACGTGACCTGCTAGCCTCCGCTACCTGGCTACCAAAATAGAACATGTCCAATTTCACTAGCCGCTGACAAATAGACGGGTGGCGGCGACAGTGTCGAATTTTATGCTCACACCAAGCTGATTGATGGCTGACAGCAACTCGTCTGCAAGCGATTTCGGTGAAGTGAGAATAAATTAGAGTGTTATGCACTTGATTTTCTTTTCCAGGCATAAAATGAGCAATATCATCTAATATAGATGAAAATACTTGAACTAGGGATCATTTAggagaaagataaaatttaagtACTGGCCGCCGCTGACTTGGTTTTCTGGTGACTAAAACATAAGCACCACCATGTTTGGATATTCACTCCTCGAGGGCGTTTGAAGTTACTTAACGCAAAAACAACATTGTGGAACATTCTGGAGTTTCTCTTGGAAGTTGTTGAATAGGTAGTAAATCATGTATAATAATCAGGGCCTGGACAGTTCAGGAAAGTGACTCACAAACGCCTTCCACTGCAGCCTTAATGTTGAGTGATGAAAAACGAAGCGTATGGAGGTACCCATAAATAATACTCTACGAAATTATTTACTCACTGAAGATCTATCAATCTACTTGCGTTCTCGAAAAATCAACTTGGGATGTTGCTATCATTTCAGAGCTTTGGACGATCTTCTTAGACTATTTTTGTAGCCGTTTCATGTGCTAGcaactttttaattacaagTTTGTAAGACAAATACAAACATCTACAGAGTTACATACCTTCCCATAATGGATCCATCATGTATGTAAATACCATGCTATATAACGTTAATATATCGCTTCAATTTATTGAGTAGGGTtgaagattttaatttattcttagCGAGTTGCAAAATCTTGGAGTTAACGGTTGTgacgatttaaataaattgtatatttCACCCCAGCATGAACATATTGTTTTATCATTACCTAATTTATCCTAAAATCAGGTTTCGCCCCTAACAATAAATCAATTGTAGTCTCAAACCACTAAAATAATTCagtacaattaaaaatttcctaTTTCTTCATGACTCATCATgtacaacaacaacaaaaattaatctaatctaaaaataaataaatacagttatataaaaatcgtttaaaataagcaaaaacaattattttaaaagattttttagcctaattaattatttaacataGAACCAACCCAACTCATTTTTTTcctcatttatatttacatgtATTACAATAATGTAAGTATAATTTACGTACTTAGGCCCTACGTAATTATATCtaccaagaaaaaaaaatgtagccccaattttccacaaaatcataaaaaataattgaagtaTCACagaaaataaagcaaaaaagaaacattaaaaattagcAATCTTCATTTCGAATAGTAACTTTTTGTTGAGCCATCATATATTTAGCATACATTTGTCTAGCttgatttaaaacttttacaacgTTATGTTTACGAaccattttatcaaaatgcaTAGCCATTTCATTGTAATCCATGGCTTTTCCAATTATATGATCACGATGTTGCAATAAAACGGtaatacataaaaacattaaaaacggATTACCACCACCAAATTCAGTGGGTGGTGGTAAAAACGTACTTCGTGGTACTTCAGTAACTTCTTCACAAGAACTTGTTAGATTTGGAAGATcagtttttaagaaatcacTTAAATCTTCATTTAAATTGGTGTTTTCTGATGATTTCAtttcagtttcaatttttttattcttctcattatgaatttttttattaatattaattgaatgatttaatattttaattggtGTTATCGTTTTATTCGATGAAACTTCATCAACCATTTGTCCCAACTCCGAATCAAATTCTAATTCAGATTGTTCATCTGGAGTATGAATAGAAGGATTAATTTGTTTCACCGTATTCGGACTTGATTCATGAAGTGGATTTTGCCATATAAAAATATCATCCCGACTTTTTTTAgtattatcttttaaaatatttggatttgaatcaatttggtcggaactttttttaatgttaatttcaaTCGATTTCGTTTCGTTACAATCGCTCGACGGGGATTCAGATTCTAACAAACGCTCGTTATAACCGTTTCCGAATACCTGACGATctaaattttctaattcaatCCGTAATTCTCTCGTAACTGAAGTTGTCATTGGAAAATATTCTTGTGAATCATCGGGGCTGCATTCATCGAATGTGTCGTCGTTTGATGTTGATGAGGGTTTTTCGAAATTTGTTGAGGTTTTTTCGTAACTTGAAGATTCGGATTCTTCAAAACTTgattttgttaacataatttttggtTTATCTAATTCGGAAtatgtgtttatttttgttaatttatctgatattttgtttttattaactgctgcgaaatttaaaaattcgttaaagtttttaaccatttttccTTTTGGTTTATTATCACCTTTATCATCTTTAACAGTATCTAAACCAtctaatgaagaaaaaatatttattttgttattagtgattttttcttttaattctttaaaatgtccatttctttttgttgtttttattaaattagtcaTGCTTGATGATAAACTATTACTTCTCGTTTTTTCCAACATTATTTGCgagtttaatttgttattatttaaaattattgaatcTGATTTTTGCTCCAAAGGAGAAACAGACCGAGGTCTTAATTCCAATTTTCCTGATAAACTATTATTATCGCAACTATCAATGTTTTTAAGTGATTTTGGTGGTGAACGTTTTAATAAACTAGCATCATCTAAGCTTTGATGCTTTGGTTTAGtgtcataaatatttttaatcctCCCAATAGTTTCATCCAAACTATGATTTTGCCGTTTTACGGCAGTGCTTTTTTTACTTGAATAACTAGCTAAAGAGATTGACGAACTTTGTCGCCTTAAAGCGCAAACTTTTGTGTACGCATTTTCTCTTGGTGTTTTTACCATTGGACTAATAGGCGGAGTGACCGAGGGTAAATGAAATTTAGAATCgaacaattttaattctttttctggGGGATCTGGCGGAAGAGAACTCCACAACACCTCCAACATCCTCAACGAATCATCAAAAGCAAATTCGCGCTTCATTTCAAGTAATAACCAACGATAGCAAAATAGTAAATCATCAGcttgatgaatttttaaataattatagaaCTCAGAGTCGTAGTATAAAAGCCCCTCAGCTAAATGAGTGAATTTTTGTGTCATTGCAATACCATCTATCATAAAATTGGTGCTTAATCTTGACATAAGTGCACAAAAGCAAATGTAAGCATGAGCTTCATCACCCATTGTGACTAATAATGGAGAAGCTAAATCACTCATTCCTTGGCAGTAACTTACTTTTGGATGATTTAATGCGtatctataaaattaaaatatattaaataacaaGTTTTCAACATTTGACTTTTTATGTCAAAGTtggacataacctcaattattatttttattattttatctaaaaatatattttttttaagaataaagCTAAATGTAGATAAAACAATCCggattattatatttattgcattttttacaatctaattaaaaaaaaaattaagaattttaaaaaaattgcgcCATCTTTCGGAATTAATCAATACTAATTTGAATTTGAcattaatgtaaataaaaattgaggttatgtattaGTAAAAGTAATTATcaacgttattttttaaataaaaactactTACGTAGTtagaatattaaataaagacGCTATATTTTGATTATCATCACTTCCTGCATAAAATGGATGATGTCTATCAGTTctcaaaacatcttttttaacCATTCCCGTTGTATAAGCTAATTCTCCAACAACTGGGCCTGCAGCAATAGCAGCTTTCCAAGTTTCTTTTAATTGTACATATTCCAAGGCTTTTTTGCGAATGTAATCCATTCGTTCTTTTCCAGTCATTCCATCAGGATACACATTTAATATATGTTTCCAAACCacttttctataaaattaaataaaaacaaaatatagtTTTAGTATTAAGGAGTAAATAATTTACCTTAAACTTGGATCAATTCctccaaaataaataaacgatCTTAATTCTTTGATATGAACAATTTGTCCCAAAGGGTCCAAAAACTTACGAAATTCAGCGTCGGAAAGTGGTGGTCTTGTTGGTTGAATGGAAATGTTGCCATCTTCCCCAAAATTAAAAGCTCTTTGTACCATATTTAAGGTTTTTCCCACCTAAacaataaacatttaattattaaactcTCATTTATTTATACCTATTAATACTTGATTGAATATTCCATGTAATCTTGGTGcagttttattttcttgtaatcTTATTTGAGTAATAATTGGTGTTTTAACTTCCCATTCATCAGGACATTCCTCGAAAGATTTTAAGTCGACTCGTAAGCACAAGCAAGGTTCGGTGGCAGTCACCATAGAAGAATTGTGAGctctaaaacaataattttttctttatacataaaaaatttacattaattaaaacttacttTATAAATGCTGATTCCAATTCCCAATCGGTAAGTAATGGCATGTAAGTCTCACAGCCGTTAACATCTTGAGCCTTATAACTAATTGCAAATTCCCCTTTTAAATCAAACGCTTTAGCTAAAATACTTTGTAAAACTTCGAAAGATGTTATTTGAGGATCTACactaaattttctaaattcagGTTGCAGGGATCCTTCACATTTCTatgtaataacaaaaattaaaagggaaGTGAGGTTaggataaataaaaacatctaaaatattatattcttACCTTTACTTTAACTCGAACAGCTTCTCGACTGTAGCCAAACGTTGCAGacatttctaataaaatattaataaaaacaaaattattaaagtttttatccAACCAGGAAATCAATTGCGGATGTGGTTTGCGAATACATAACTACTTTTA contains the following coding sequences:
- the LOC111427750 gene encoding uncharacterized protein; this encodes MGKFKSNFYKSKKMSATFGYSREAVRVKVKKCEGSLQPEFRKFSVDPQITSFEVLQSILAKAFDLKGEFAISYKAQDVNGCETYMPLLTDWELESAFIKAHNSSMVTATEPCLCLRVDLKSFEECPDEWEVKTPIITQIRLQENKTAPRLHGIFNQVGKTLNMVQRAFNFGEDGNISIQPTRPPLSDAEFRKFLDPLGQIVHIKELRSFIYFGGIDPSLRKVVWKHILNVYPDGMTGKERMDYIRKKALEYVQLKETWKAAIAAGPVVGELAYTTGMVKKDVLRTDRHHPFYAGSDDNQNIASLFNILTTYALNHPKVSYCQGMSDLASPLLVTMGDEAHAYICFCALMSRLSTNFMIDGIAMTQKFTHLAEGLLYYDSEFYNYLKIHQADDLLFCYRWLLLEMKREFAFDDSLRMLEVLWSSLPPDPPEKELKLFDSKFHLPSVTPPISPMVKTPRENAYTKVCALRRQSSSISLASYSSKKSTAVKRQNHSLDETIGRIKNIYDTKPKHQSLDDASLLKRSPPKSLKNIDSCDNNSLSGKLELRPRSVSPLEQKSDSIILNNNKLNSQIMLEKTRSNSLSSSMTNLIKTTKRNGHFKELKEKITNNKINIFSSLDGLDTVKDDKGDNKPKGKMVKNFNEFLNFAAVNKNKISDKLTKINTYSELDKPKIMLTKSSFEESESSSYEKTSTNFEKPSSTSNDDTFDECSPDDSQEYFPMTTSVTRELRIELENLDRQVFGNGYNERLLESESPSSDCNETKSIEINIKKSSDQIDSNPNILKDNTKKSRDDIFIWQNPLHESSPNTVKQINPSIHTPDEQSELEFDSELGQMVDEVSSNKTITPIKILNHSININKKIHNEKNKKIETEMKSSENTNLNEDLSDFLKTDLPNLTSSCEEVTEVPRSTFLPPPTEFGGGNPFLMFLCITVLLQHRDHIIGKAMDYNEMAMHFDKMVRKHNVVKVLNQARQMYAKYMMAQQKVTIRNEDC